The following are encoded together in the Serratia odorifera genome:
- a CDS encoding IS630 family transposase gives MPIIAPIPRDERRLMQKAIHKTHDKNYARRLTAMLMLHRGDRVIDVARTLCCARSSVGRWINWFTQSGVEGLKSLPAGRSRRWPFEHICTLLRELIKHTPGDFGYQRSRWSTELLAIKINEITGCQLHAGTLRRWLPSAGMVWRRAAPTLRIRDPHKDEKMAAIHKALDECSAEHPVFYEDEVDIHLNPKIGADWQLRGQQKRVVTPGQNEKYYLAGALHCGTGKVSYVGGNSKSSALFISLLKRLKATYRRAKTITLIVDNYIIHKSRETQRWLKENPKFRVIYQPVYSPWVNHVERLWQALHNTITRNHQCRSMWQLLKKVRHFMETASPFPGGKHGLAKVERY, from the coding sequence ATGCCGATCATAGCACCTATTCCCCGTGACGAACGACGCCTGATGCAGAAAGCAATCCATAAAACGCACGATAAAAATTATGCCCGCAGGCTGACTGCCATGCTGATGCTACATCGGGGTGACCGCGTCATCGACGTTGCCAGAACGCTCTGCTGTGCCCGTTCCTCCGTCGGACGCTGGATTAACTGGTTCACGCAGTCAGGTGTTGAAGGCCTCAAATCACTCCCCGCAGGGCGTTCCCGTCGCTGGCCTTTTGAGCATATCTGCACGTTATTACGTGAGTTGATAAAACACACTCCCGGTGATTTTGGCTATCAGCGTTCACGCTGGAGTACCGAATTGCTGGCAATAAAAATCAATGAGATAACCGGATGTCAGTTACATGCCGGGACCCTTCGCCGCTGGCTGCCATCGGCCGGGATGGTATGGCGCAGGGCCGCGCCAACTCTGCGTATCCGTGACCCGCATAAGGATGAAAAGATGGCGGCAATCCACAAAGCACTGGACGAATGCAGCGCAGAGCATCCGGTATTTTATGAAGATGAGGTGGATATCCATCTTAATCCCAAAATCGGTGCGGACTGGCAGCTACGCGGGCAGCAAAAACGCGTGGTGACGCCGGGACAGAACGAAAAATACTATCTGGCCGGAGCACTGCACTGCGGCACGGGCAAAGTCAGCTACGTGGGCGGCAACAGCAAAAGTTCGGCGCTGTTCATCAGCCTGCTGAAGCGGCTTAAAGCGACGTACCGGCGGGCGAAAACCATCACGCTGATCGTGGACAACTACATTATCCACAAAAGCCGGGAAACCCAGCGCTGGCTGAAGGAGAACCCGAAGTTCAGGGTGATTTATCAGCCGGTTTACTCGCCGTGGGTGAATCACGTTGAGCGGTTATGGCAGGCGTTGCACAACACGATAACGCGCAACCATCAATGCCGTTCAATGTGGCAACTGCTGAAAAAGGTACGGCATTTTATGGAAACCGCCAGCCCATTCCCCGGAGGAAAACATGGCCTGGCAAAAGTGGAGCGGTATTAG
- a CDS encoding IS256 family transposase yields MADHSMTFSNTLAQLGGEDFLRELTEFMLNRIMEADVTARINAEPHERSDERETYRNGYRDRQYNTRLGTLDLRIPKLREGTYFPPFLEARRLSEKALNAVIQEAWINGVSTRKVDALVQSMGMTGISRSQVSSICRGIDERVQAFLQRPLEGEWPYLWLDATYVKVRKNGRVVNVAVIIACAVSSDGRREIIGMGIGESEAKAFWLAFLLSLKERGLEGVKLVISDSHSGLKAAIRQVFCASWQRCRVHFMRNVLGRVSRASQSVVRAALQQVFVQTEEKSAHATWREVAAQLEKSFPAVTEMMDEAEADVLAYFGFPKAHRVKIHSTNTLERLNKEVKRRADVVGIFPNEESIMRLLGAVLTEQNEEWLLQNRYLPQHSMAEIESAAEDDVIEALPISA; encoded by the coding sequence ATGGCTGACCACAGCATGACATTCAGCAACACCCTGGCGCAACTTGGCGGCGAGGATTTTTTACGTGAGCTCACCGAGTTTATGCTCAACCGCATCATGGAAGCTGACGTCACTGCGCGCATCAACGCAGAGCCCCATGAGCGCAGTGATGAGCGCGAGACCTACCGCAACGGCTACCGTGACCGTCAGTACAACACCCGCCTCGGCACGCTGGACCTGCGTATCCCGAAGCTGCGGGAAGGCACCTACTTCCCGCCCTTCCTCGAGGCCCGCAGGCTCTCGGAGAAGGCGCTTAACGCGGTTATCCAGGAAGCATGGATAAACGGCGTCTCGACCCGCAAGGTTGACGCCCTGGTCCAGTCGATGGGGATGACCGGTATCTCCCGCAGCCAGGTGTCATCCATCTGCCGCGGCATCGATGAGCGCGTACAGGCGTTCCTGCAGCGGCCGCTGGAAGGGGAATGGCCCTACTTGTGGCTGGATGCGACCTACGTGAAGGTGCGCAAGAACGGCCGGGTGGTCAACGTGGCGGTAATAATCGCCTGCGCGGTCAGCTCGGACGGTCGCCGGGAGATTATCGGGATGGGCATCGGTGAATCAGAAGCCAAGGCGTTCTGGCTGGCCTTCCTGCTGAGCCTGAAGGAGCGCGGTCTGGAAGGTGTGAAGCTGGTTATCTCCGACTCGCACAGCGGCCTTAAGGCGGCGATACGACAGGTGTTCTGTGCAAGCTGGCAGCGCTGTCGGGTCCACTTCATGCGCAACGTGCTGGGGCGCGTCAGCAGGGCCAGCCAGTCGGTGGTCCGCGCCGCTCTGCAGCAGGTATTCGTACAGACCGAGGAGAAAAGCGCCCACGCCACCTGGCGCGAGGTTGCGGCCCAGCTGGAAAAGAGCTTCCCGGCGGTCACGGAGATGATGGACGAAGCGGAAGCGGACGTGCTGGCGTACTTCGGCTTCCCGAAGGCGCACCGTGTGAAAATCCACTCGACCAACACGCTGGAGCGCCTGAACAAAGAGGTGAAGCGGCGTGCCGACGTGGTGGGCATCTTCCCCAACGAAGAGAGCATCATGCGGCTGCTGGGAGCGGTCCTGACGGAGCAGAACGAAGAATGGCTGCTGCAGAACCGCTACCTGCCGCAACACAGTATGGCGGAGATAGAGTCGGCCGCTGAAGACGACGTTATCGAGGCGCTGCCAATCAGCGCATAA
- a CDS encoding transposase: MPKYYEHSAPKRRKLERQLDLEDAHGELILNTKEYQHSRNDNFLSTPSTSQALLSSERNLLGGVGGASSEPQTSRDVINKINQRFKHRSKVIQNGTRRTTSAKDRLATLYLLASGKNYTEIRLITGLSYHSITCWDEYKKLKSEISTNPSRFMRKYENEHGNHEADTDTDTDTDTDNMDRYINAVLEFNKKTLAQLDSEFNWSHYNLDQNRRTIYLREQQAIISLRVRGMTMKEIVNITHISRGSILKWHINILYQESPYRFGLKKTTSVNESDVERLNLNEIKKLFKWPLGDIKSNRRSTSHIERRIIIRLISSGMKLKDAKEIVGITSGSICEWSEYKDGYKKNKNTYPPLCNVTDFCDEEKSVNIEWEDNIVNNYTLEELKEKYNWPEGEKNGSKRVYSADEKQGIIRLAVSKGWSVRDVSRVAGVSMGALYGWPEFKQRDTHKSKYKPIQTEVITDVDHALSEPAYIKTPKSSTSLHTISESKVNQELSGVTDTQENISSLDISGSNFNKVAGTQGGDIHPAINKLIIVVLDVLEKMAKDAAKELPDKTRKNQTTAMGLSYDGKLYLASSTKHLSLKQQAWAKRYRVKIKSGLPDERDSGYHAEERLIIYEPPMRFINPDRLICIDCEKAMKRNGVRFSVEGTKSKSKKRIVGIDLSTDNYASKLKSNSGINNGGHFKLLAPIDSPLNVLRNKVIFNVSYLGSLQELSNDERLKGWDRVFNWLKKHSFDQENLEDVMSVLAENGFIIPTEMYVAVLLRFRQLHVMESSLKPD, encoded by the coding sequence ATGCCTAAATATTATGAACACTCTGCACCAAAACGTCGTAAACTTGAACGCCAGTTAGATCTGGAAGATGCTCATGGTGAATTGATACTTAATACGAAAGAATATCAGCACAGTCGTAATGATAATTTTTTGAGTACCCCATCAACCAGTCAGGCACTTTTATCCTCTGAAAGAAATTTACTCGGTGGAGTGGGGGGAGCTTCAAGTGAGCCTCAAACAAGTAGAGATGTGATAAATAAAATAAATCAAAGATTCAAACACAGATCAAAAGTCATACAAAATGGAACTCGAAGAACAACAAGCGCTAAAGACAGACTCGCCACTCTTTACTTGCTGGCAAGTGGAAAAAATTATACGGAAATCCGTTTGATAACTGGATTGAGTTATCACAGCATCACTTGTTGGGATGAGTACAAAAAATTAAAAAGTGAAATATCTACTAACCCATCAAGGTTTATGCGTAAATATGAAAATGAGCATGGTAATCACGAAGCAGATACAGATACAGATACAGATACAGATACAGATAATATGGATCGATATATCAATGCAGTGTTGGAATTTAATAAAAAAACACTTGCTCAGCTTGATAGTGAATTTAACTGGTCGCATTATAATTTAGATCAAAATCGAAGAACCATCTATTTGAGAGAGCAACAGGCCATTATAAGCCTGAGGGTTCGTGGCATGACCATGAAAGAAATTGTAAATATCACACACATTTCAAGAGGGAGCATTTTAAAATGGCACATAAATATACTCTATCAAGAGTCGCCTTATCGATTTGGTTTAAAAAAAACAACTTCAGTTAATGAAAGTGATGTGGAGCGTTTAAATCTCAATGAGATTAAGAAGTTATTTAAATGGCCGCTTGGTGACATAAAAAGCAACAGAAGGAGTACATCACACATTGAAAGACGGATTATTATCAGGTTAATTTCAAGTGGAATGAAACTTAAAGATGCAAAAGAAATAGTCGGAATTACTTCAGGCAGTATTTGTGAATGGAGTGAGTATAAAGATGGATATAAGAAAAATAAAAACACATATCCACCGCTATGTAATGTAACTGATTTTTGTGATGAGGAAAAAAGCGTTAACATAGAGTGGGAAGATAACATTGTTAATAATTACACTTTAGAGGAACTTAAAGAGAAATACAATTGGCCAGAGGGAGAAAAAAACGGAAGTAAAAGAGTTTATTCGGCAGATGAAAAACAAGGGATTATTCGTCTTGCAGTCAGTAAGGGATGGTCAGTTAGAGACGTAAGTCGTGTTGCTGGTGTTTCCATGGGGGCTCTTTATGGATGGCCTGAATTTAAACAGCGTGATACTCACAAATCCAAGTATAAACCTATTCAAACTGAGGTAATTACAGACGTTGATCATGCATTGTCTGAACCTGCGTACATAAAAACACCAAAATCATCTACCTCTCTTCACACTATAAGTGAAAGTAAGGTTAATCAAGAGTTGTCTGGAGTTACTGATACGCAGGAAAATATTTCCTCTCTAGATATAAGTGGAAGTAATTTTAATAAAGTGGCTGGTACACAGGGGGGAGATATCCATCCGGCTATTAATAAGTTAATTATAGTAGTGCTGGATGTGTTAGAAAAGATGGCTAAAGATGCAGCAAAAGAGCTCCCGGATAAAACAAGAAAAAATCAAACAACGGCTATGGGATTGAGTTATGACGGAAAATTATACCTCGCATCCAGCACAAAGCATCTTTCGCTAAAACAACAAGCATGGGCAAAGCGTTATAGAGTAAAAATAAAAAGTGGCCTACCTGACGAAAGAGACTCAGGATATCATGCAGAGGAAAGATTGATTATCTACGAACCACCGATGAGATTTATTAATCCCGACCGACTAATTTGTATCGATTGCGAAAAAGCAATGAAAAGAAATGGTGTGCGTTTTAGTGTGGAAGGAACAAAATCAAAATCAAAAAAAAGAATCGTTGGTATAGATCTGAGCACTGACAACTATGCTTCAAAATTAAAATCAAATTCAGGAATAAATAATGGTGGGCATTTTAAACTTTTAGCGCCTATTGACAGCCCCTTGAATGTTCTCAGAAATAAGGTTATTTTTAATGTTTCTTATTTGGGAAGTTTACAGGAACTTAGCAATGATGAACGTTTGAAAGGGTGGGATAGAGTTTTTAACTGGTTGAAAAAACATTCATTTGACCAAGAAAACCTTGAAGATGTTATGTCCGTATTGGCAGAAAATGGGTTTATAATTCCAACTGAAATGTATGTGGCAGTTCTGCTAAGGTTCAGACAGCTTCATGTTATGGAATCCTCCTTAAAACCTGACTAA
- a CDS encoding recombinase family protein: MTEIRIGYARCSTDRQDLSAQQEALVKLGVSPDRIYIDKGLTGSNRQRPGLDQALAAVRSGDTLVVPKLDRLARSVPDARQIADALQARGVKLALGTSLYDPADPMGKMFFNVLATFAEFEGDLIRLRTREGMAIARAKGKLRGKQPKLSDKQQKELCRMRKTGQYSISDLAELFTVSRPTVYRTLSRHNKD, encoded by the coding sequence ATGACAGAAATACGGATCGGTTATGCTCGGTGTTCCACCGACCGGCAGGATTTAAGCGCCCAGCAGGAAGCGCTGGTAAAACTCGGTGTTTCTCCAGACAGAATTTACATCGATAAAGGACTGACCGGCTCAAATCGCCAAAGGCCTGGTCTGGATCAGGCACTGGCCGCAGTACGCAGTGGCGATACGCTGGTCGTGCCGAAACTTGATCGCCTGGCCCGTTCGGTTCCTGATGCGCGTCAGATAGCCGACGCCCTGCAGGCCCGGGGAGTGAAGTTGGCGCTAGGGACCAGCCTCTATGATCCGGCAGACCCAATGGGGAAAATGTTCTTCAACGTGTTGGCCACGTTCGCTGAATTTGAAGGGGACCTGATACGTCTGCGTACCCGCGAAGGCATGGCCATTGCCCGCGCGAAAGGAAAGCTGCGGGGGAAACAGCCAAAACTCTCTGATAAACAACAAAAAGAGCTGTGCCGGATGCGCAAAACCGGCCAGTATTCGATAAGCGATTTGGCTGAGTTATTTACAGTATCAAGGCCAACCGTTTACCGAACCCTTTCCCGCCATAATAAGGATTAG